The following are from one region of the Populus trichocarpa isolate Nisqually-1 chromosome 8, P.trichocarpa_v4.1, whole genome shotgun sequence genome:
- the LOC7469088 gene encoding serine/threonine-protein kinase RUNKEL → MNHFHIYEAIGRGKYSSVYKGRKKKTIEYFAIKSVDKSQKSKVLHEVRMLHSLDHPNVLKFYSWYETSSHLWLVLEYCVGGDLMTLLRQDSQLPEDSIHDLSHDVVRALQYLHSKGIIYCDLKPSNILLDENGHTKLCDFGLARKLSDISKTPSSMLPQAKRGTPCYMAPELFEDGGAHSYASDFWALGCVLYEGYAGRPPFVGREFTQLVKSILSDPTPPLPGNPSRPFVNLVNSLLVKDPAERIKWSELCGHAFWRTKFAPVHLPPQPAFDNMIELCAKPCLSECNGDRSLANRTPPKHREKDAKGTPKQDENSMLGSRGHETPVKGTPTGRKTQTKVSGRVVEVKQKDPSSAARHVNLLRLSRIAKSNLQKENEKENYRRPSPNGFENDSEVKTENTDMELDFNENAEDEIHDEPDGSDNSTSTTEEVVNNIPQLETFPVINAPASDESQTNDQDSSSEQVDMVPSPVSASPQLRNQRIKEGLGSAIEFDSSKSSNNLSQVLWHSSDLSVRPVMPSRKADKVSDVIPSLPFEALQPSDFVKMSKEQLDSLTNRIICILNGNTSIGEKQNVIRYLEMLSSNADTANILTNGPIMLLLVKMLRLSKTSALRVQLASLIGLLIRHSTFIEDDLANSGILGSLTDGLRDKQEKVRRFSMAALGELLFYISTQNDQSKDNNPPESSSKDSRSAFGWQVPNSLISLVSSVLRKGEDDITQLYALRTIENICSQGGHWAGRFTSQDVISNICYIYRAAGKQESIRLTAGSCLVRLARFNPPSIQSVMEKLSFKDTVSALGKGSPREQQISLNLLNMAMLGSHMFTNIGRHLSNLAEDKNLVPSLVSLTEQGGEILRGKALLLIALLCKNGRRWLSHFFCNPRLLSAVDRLAKEKDIYLQQCLDAFVHVVASTIPSLLDIIAGDIQQMMGGRRQGHISAIAHRIAPKTNVHMFPVVLHLLGSSSFKLKVVNHQVMQQLANLVKVLETPFPGRDDFQITLLRVLESVAEERLVILESPNIFIGEILPGLAVLYKGNKDGDARFLCLKILFDVMVIFLNEPLEDEKGSEALKSISNIHFLPLYPTFIEDEDPIPMYAQKLLVMLIEYDYIKISDILHLKTVSQCFEFLLGDLSSANVNNVQLCLAMASAPEMESKLLSQLKVVRRIGNLLEFVCAKDMEDFLEPTLGLCRAFLLCSVGGKRGLAYKKEPALLNDSSYEASTAADQLQCIRDITDFGSNVGVLLVLSGSDEANVADIASECVLLVLKAAPREATTGFLTNLPKVSAILESWRKGVPHLLLQRILHALAYSCRQYLSHAMILSIPVNEISRIEVILLELKKSSNPDLANAALLVVSELQRLHRCI, encoded by the exons ATGAACCATTTCCACATCTACGAAGCCATTGGCCGTGGCAAATACTCG AGTGTGTATAAaggtagaaagaagaagacGATTGAGTATTTCGCAATTAAGAGTGTTGATAAGTCGCAGAAGAGTAAAGTTCTTCATGAA GTCAGGATGCTTCACTCCTTAGATCATCCAAATGTCTTAAAATTTTACTCATG GTATGAAACGTCATCTCACCTGTGGTTGGTTTTGGAATATTGTGTTGGTGGAGATCTCATGACCTTATTGCGACAG GATAGTCAGCTGCCTGAAGACTCGATTCATGATCTCTCCCATGACGTAGTTAGAGCTTTGCA GTACTTACACTCAAAAGGAATTATTTACTGTGatttaaaaccatcaaacaTCCTCTTAGATGAGAATGGACACACAAAG CTATGTGATTTTGGATTGGCAAGAAAATTGAGCGATATATCCAAAACTCCTTCATCCATG TTGCCACAAGCAAAACGTGGAACACCCTGTTATATGGCTCCTGAACTATTTGAGGACGGGGGTGCTCATTCATATGCATCTGACTTTTGGGCCTTAGGCTGTGTACTGTATGAGGGCTATGCAGGGAGGCCTCCTTTTGTGGGAAGAGAATTCACACAGCTAGTGAAATCCATACTCTCAGATCCGACACCCCCCCTCCCTGGCAATCCAAGCCGTCCCTTTGTCAACCTAGTCAATTCTCTCCTCGTAAAAGATCCAGCTGAAAGAATCAAGTGGAGTGAGCTTTGCGGACATGCTTTCTGGAGGACTAAATTTGCTCCGGTGCATTTACCTCCTCAACCAGCTTTTGATAATATGATAGAGCTTTGTGCTAAGCCTTGTCTCTCAGAATGTAACGGAGACAGATCTTTAGCAAATAGGACCCCTCCTAAACATCGTGAAAAGGATGCAAAAGGGACTCCAAAACAGGATGAGAATTCAATGTTAGGATCAAGAGGTCACGAAACACCAGTTAAAGGTACGCCGACTGGCAGGAAAACTCAAACAAAAGTCTCTGGCAGGGTGGTTGAAGTGAAGCAGAAAGATCCTTCCAGTGCTGCTAGGCATGTTAATCTCTTAAGGCTGTCAAGAATAGCGAAATCAAACTTACAGAAGGAGAATGAGAAGGAAAACTATAGGAGGCCCTCACCCAATGGCTTTGAGAATGATTCTGAGGTCAAAACAGAAAACACTGATATGGAACTTGATTTTAATGAGAATGCTGAAGATGAGATACATGATGAACCTGATGGGTCAGATAACTCAACCAGTACAACAGAAGAGGTGGTCAATAACATACCTCAATTGGAAACCTTCCCTGTGATTAACGCACCTGCCTCAGATGAATCACAAACAAATGACCAGGATTCATCTTCAGAGCAGGTTGATATGGTTCCTTCTCCAGTCAGTGCTAGTCCTCAGCTCAGGAATCAGAGAATTAAAGAAGGTTTAGGGTCAGCCATTGAGTTTGACTCTTCAAAATCATCCAATAACCTTTCACAGGTCCTTTGGCATTCATCTGATCTTTCTGTCAGACCTGTAATGCCCAGTAGAAAAGCTGATAAAGTGTCAGATGTTATTCCCTCTCTTCCATTTGAGGCCCTGCAACCATCTGATTTTGTAAAGATGTCCAAGGAGCAGCTGGATTCACTCACCAACAGAATCATATGCATTTTAAATGGAAATACTAGCATCGGGGAGAAGCAGAATGTGATTAGATACCTTGAGATGTTGAGTAGCAATGCTGACACAGCCAATATTCTGACAAATGGGCCAATAATGCTCCTGCTTGTTAAAATGCTTCGGCTGTCCAAGACCTCAGCTTTGCGTGTTCAGCTTGCTTCATTGATTGGATTGTTAATTCGCCATTCAACTTTTATTGAAGATGATTTGGCAAATTCTGGAATTTTGGGCTCACTAACTGATGGCCTCAGAGACAAACAGGAAAAAGTGAGGAGATTTTCCATGGCTGCTTTAGGTGAGTTGCTGTTTTATATATCTACCCAGAACGATCAGAGCAAGGATAACAATCCACCAGAATCTTCATCAAAGGACAGCCGATCTGCATTTGGCTGGCAG GTTCCAAACTCGTTGATTTCATTGGTGTCATCTGTTTTGCGTAAAGGAGAGGATGATATAACTCAACTTTATGCATTGAGGACAATTGAAAACATCTGCAGTCAAGGGGGGCACTGGGCAGGTCGCTTCACTAGCCAGGATGTGATTAGTAACATctgttatatatatagagcTGCAGGGAAACAGGAGAGCATCAGGCTGACTGCAGGTTCATGTTTAGTCCGGCTGGCAAGATTCAACCCTCCTAGCATTCAATCAGTCATGGAGAAACTGTCTTTCAAGGACACAGTGTCTGCCCTTGGCAAGGGCAGCCCACGTGAGCAGCAAATAAGTTTGAACCTCTTAAACATGGCTATGCTTGGAAGTCATATGTTTACAAACATTGGGCGGCACCTTTCGAACTTGGCAGAGGATAAGAATTTGGTCCCAAGTCTCGTGTCTCTTACTGAGCAGGGTGGTGAAATTTTGAGGGGAAAGGCACTCCTTCTCATTGCTCTTCTTTGTAAAAACGGTAGGAGGTGGCTTTCACACTTTTTTTGCAACCCTAGGTTACTATCTGCAGTGGATAGGCTAGCAAAAGAGAAGGATATCTATCTCCAACAATGTCTAGATGCATTTGTGCATGTTGTGGCATCTACTATACCAAGTTTACTGGATATTATAGCCGGAGATATTCAGCAAATGATGGGAGGAAGGCGTCAGGGTCATATCTCTGCCATTGCGCATCGAATTGCTCCAAAAACCAATGTTCATATGTTTCCTGTTGTTCTTCATCTTCTTGGAAGTTCTTCTTTTAAGCTGAAGGTGGTGAACCATCAAGTTATGCAGCAGTTGGCAAATTTGGTCAAAGTCTTGGAGACACCATTTCCG GGAAGAGATGACTTCCAAATAACCCTTCTTCGAGTTCTTGAATCTGTTGCTGAGGAGCGTCTTGTAATTCTTGAAAGCCCCAACATTTTCATTGGTGAAATCCTTCCTGGTCTAGCTGTTCTGTACAAGGGCAACAAGGATGGTGATGCCAGATTTTTATGcctaaaaattttgtttgatgtgATGGTCATTTTCTTGAATGAACCTTTGGAAGATGAGAAAGGATCAGAGGCTTTAAAGTCCATATCCAATATTCATTTCCTACCTCTCTACCCTACCtttattgaagatgaagatcCCATTCCCATGTATGCGCAGAAGCTCCTTGTGATGCTCATTGAGTACGATTACATAAAAATTTCAGACATTCTACATCTGAAGACAGTTTCACAGTGCTTTGAATTTTTGCTTGGTGACCTATCAAGTGCTAATGTCAATAATGTTCAGCTGTGTCTGGCTATGGCATCAGCTCCTGAAATGGAATCTAAGTTGCTTTCTCAATTAAAAGTGGTGAGGCGGATTGGAAACCTTTTAGAGTTTGTGTGTGCAAAGGACATGGAAGACTTTCTTGAGCCAACTCTTGGCTTGTGTAGGGCATTCCTTCTATGTTCGGTTGGCGGTAAAAGAGGACTTGCGTACAAAAAAGAGCCAGCACTTCTAAATGATTCTTCCTATGAGGCAAGCACTGCAGCTGATCAACTGCAATGCATAAGAGATATAACGGACTTTGGTAGCAATGTAGGTGTTCTGCTGGTGTTGAGTGGGTCCGATGAAGCAAACGTTGCAGATATAGCTTCCGAATGCGTGTTGTTGGTGCTGAAGGCAGCTCCAAGGGAAGCCACTACTGGTTTTCTAACTAACCTTCCGAAGGTTAGTGCAATCCTCGAGTCTTGGCGCAAGGGTGTTCCTCACTTACTCTTGCAGCGGATACTGCATGCTCTTGCTTATTCTTGTCGGCAATATTTGTCGCATGCGATGATACTATCCATCCCTGTAAATGAGATTTCAAGGATTGAAGTCATTCTCTTGGAGCTGAAAAAATCAAGCAACCCTGATTTAGCTAATGCTGCTTTGCTTGTGGTCTCAGAGTTGCAGCGCCTACATCGTTGCATTTGA